A region of the Anaerolineales bacterium genome:
TCGGAGTCGCATGCAACCGGCGAGTACACAGCGCTTCGCGATGTGGCGGACGCCATGAGTCTTTCCGAAGGGTATATGGAGGAAATCGCCGCATCCCTGAAAGCGCATCATCTTGTTATCGGAAAAACCGGACCAAAAGGCGGCTATCGTCTAGCGAGGAATCCGAAGACAATCAGTGCGGAAGACATTCTCATCGCCCTTGAAGGGCCGGTGGAGCTCGTGGATTGCCAAACCGGTACGGCCTCCTGCCCCGTTTCGCATCTGTGCCATTCAAAGCATCTTTGGTTTTTTCTTCAGGAACATATTCGTGACGCTCTCCGCCAAAAAACGCTGGCGGATATCTGCGCGATTCGCCTCTCCCCATGAAGCACATCTATCTCGATCACGCCGCAACCGCCCCGACCGATCCCCGGGTTGTTGAGGCTATGCGCCCGTACTTTACCGAGGTCTATGCGAACCCTTCTTCGTTTCATTCGTTCGGTCTCGCGGCAAAACGCGCCGTACACGATGCGCGAGAGCGCATTGCCGCGCATCTCCGTTGCCGCGAGGATGAAATCCTCTTTACGTCCGGCGGAACGGAGTCCGATAATTTGGCCGTCGAAGGAGTGATTGGCGCGGCAAAACTGCCGAAGGCTCACATTATTACATCCTCCATCGAACATCCGGCGATTCTGGAACCATTGCGGCGGCGAGAAAAGGAAGGAACGATCGACCTTACGGTTCTTCCCGCAGACCGTTATGGCCTGGTATTGCCCGAGGACGTACAAAAGGCGCTCCGCCCGGAAACCGTTCTGGTTTCCGTTATGTATGCGAACAATGAAATCGGCACCATCGAACCCATTGCAGATATCGGCCGCGTGATTCTTGGCTGGCGGACGGCGCAGGCTTCGGCATATCCGTATTTTCACACCGATGCCTGTCAGGCCGCAGGATATTTGTCCATGGACGTCCAAAAGCTCCACGTGGATTTGCTCACCATGAACGGCTCCAAAATCTACGGTCCCAAGGGGATTGGCGTGCTTTTTGGGAAGCGCGGGGTCAAACTCCGGCCCATGATTCTCGGAGGCGGGCAGGAAAAGAATCTCCGTTCCGGTACGGAAAATGTTCCCGGTATTGTCGGGCTTGCGAGAGCCCTCGATCTTTCGCAGGATATGTCTTCCCTCGAATCCGAACGGCTTGCCATGCTCCGCGACATGCTTACGGAAGGCCTCCTTCGCATCCCGAAGTCGCGATTGAACGGGCATCCGGAGAAACGCCTTCCGAATATCGTGAACATCTCCTTCCTCGACATCGAAGGCGAGGCTGCCATTCTTTACATGGATGCAAAAGGCATGTGCGCATCCACCGGCTCTGCCTGCGCATCGCAGTCGCTCGATCCGTCGCATGTCATTCTTGCGACCGGCCTAAGCTATGAAGCCGCCCATGGGTCCATCCGTTTCAGTCTGGGTCGTTCAACGACGAAAAAAGACATTCAGTATGTCATTAAGATGATGCCTGGCATTGTTGAAAAACTCCGCCACATGAGCCCCGTGAATCTGGATATGAAGCATTTCGTGAAATAGAACCGTTTCAGTGTTCTAGAGTTTCAGGGTTGTGGGGTATTGTTTCCAGCCCCATAACTCTAGAACCCTACAACTCTAGAACTGTTCCTAGATTCACGCTCCACGTCTGCACCCAACCTACTCTCTACTCACAACTTACTTTCTATGGACCCCATTCAACGCCCGACAACCGATGCCCGGAAAGGCGACATCGTCGACGCAAAAGACGCGAAAGGCTGGTTTTATGCCGATCCCGTGAAGGATCATTTTTTTCATCCGAGGAATTTTATGCAGGATGAATCGGCGTATGCGAACGCGGCTATGGGCATGGTCGGCTCGCCCGCCTGCGGGGACGCCATGAAAATTTGGATCATAGTCGATTCAAATACAGAGCGCATCACCGATCTGAAGTGGCAGACCTTTGGCTGCGCTTCCGCGATTGCGTCAACATCCATGATGTCCCTTATGGTCACGGAGAACGGCGGCATGACCCTTCAGGAAGCCCGCCGACTGAAGCCGCAGGACATTATGGAGCGGCTCGGCGGTCTTCCGGCCCGGAAGGTTCATTGTTCGGTGCTGGGGGACAAAGCGCTCCGATCGGCCATTAATGACTGGTATCGTAGGACCGGAAAAAACGATCTCATCGAAATAGAATTCGGCCGCCTCATCGACAAGGTCACGAAGGTTACGGACAAAGATATCGAAGAAGCCGTACTTGATGGCGCGGACACGTTTGAGAAAGTTCAGGAAAAAACCAAGGTGGGCACGGGCGATCCCTCCTGCATCCCGGAGGCAGAACAGCTTATCCGGTTCTATAAGGAAAAATATTTTGGTGTATGATGGGGACCGGTGCGGAACAGGGAAGTAGGGGGCGTAGTTGCGTAGGCCCTAG
Encoded here:
- a CDS encoding Rrf2 family transcriptional regulator; translation: MQSIFRVSARAHLGVILMAKLSESHATGEYTALRDVADAMSLSEGYMEEIAASLKAHHLVIGKTGPKGGYRLARNPKTISAEDILIALEGPVELVDCQTGTASCPVSHLCHSKHLWFFLQEHIRDALRQKTLADICAIRLSP
- a CDS encoding aminotransferase class V-fold PLP-dependent enzyme, with protein sequence MKHIYLDHAATAPTDPRVVEAMRPYFTEVYANPSSFHSFGLAAKRAVHDARERIAAHLRCREDEILFTSGGTESDNLAVEGVIGAAKLPKAHIITSSIEHPAILEPLRRREKEGTIDLTVLPADRYGLVLPEDVQKALRPETVLVSVMYANNEIGTIEPIADIGRVILGWRTAQASAYPYFHTDACQAAGYLSMDVQKLHVDLLTMNGSKIYGPKGIGVLFGKRGVKLRPMILGGGQEKNLRSGTENVPGIVGLARALDLSQDMSSLESERLAMLRDMLTEGLLRIPKSRLNGHPEKRLPNIVNISFLDIEGEAAILYMDAKGMCASTGSACASQSLDPSHVILATGLSYEAAHGSIRFSLGRSTTKKDIQYVIKMMPGIVEKLRHMSPVNLDMKHFVK
- a CDS encoding iron-sulfur cluster assembly scaffold protein; this translates as MDPIQRPTTDARKGDIVDAKDAKGWFYADPVKDHFFHPRNFMQDESAYANAAMGMVGSPACGDAMKIWIIVDSNTERITDLKWQTFGCASAIASTSMMSLMVTENGGMTLQEARRLKPQDIMERLGGLPARKVHCSVLGDKALRSAINDWYRRTGKNDLIEIEFGRLIDKVTKVTDKDIEEAVLDGADTFEKVQEKTKVGTGDPSCIPEAEQLIRFYKEKYFGV